CGGTGGGGCGGCGCGGTCGCCGGGCTCGCGTGGGCGTACGGGCCGTGGCGGCTGGCGCACGCGGGTCACCTGAACATCCTCTCCAGCGGTGGGATCGCGTTGTCCCTGGCGATGCTGGCACGCGGGCACGGCTGGTCGATGCGGCACGGGTACCGGCCGGAGCGACGCCGACCCGGGTGGGCGTTGGCCGGGTGGATCGTCGCCGCCTGGCAGGTCAGCCTGGGCTTCGGCATCGGGCTGCCACTGGTCTACTTCCTGCTCGCCGCGGTGCTGGTGGTCGCCGGCTGCTACGGCTGGTCGTGGTGGCGGCGGGCGAGAGTCCCGTTCGGCCGCCGGTTGCTGCTGGCCGACCTGGCCGGTGGGCTCGTCTTCGGGGCGGTGACGCTGCTCCTGGGACTGGTCTACCTGCGGGTCGCCGACCTCAATCCGCAGGCTGTGCGGTCCCTGGACTGGACGCAGATGTTCTCGCCGCCGCTGATCGGCTTCGTCACCGCCCCGGGGGACTCCTGGTTGTGGGGTGAGCCGCACGCGGCGGCCCGGGCACAGCTGTCCTGGCCCCCGGAAATGGCGTTGCTGCCCGGCATTGCCCTGATCGGGATGGCCATGGCGGGGCTGTTCGTCTCGGTGTATCCGGTCCGGTACCGGATCACGTTGGGGCTGGGCGTCCTCGCGACGGTGCTGCTGGGCCTCGGCGCCACGCTGGGTGGCGATGGGGACCCCGGCTACCTCACGCTGTCCCGGCACCTGCCCGGCTGGGACGCGCTACGGACGCCGGGCCGGATGATGCACTGGACCAGCCTGCTGCTGGCGGTGCTGGCGGCCGGGCTGGTGACGACGATCGCCGAGTCGGCGCGACGGTCCCCCACCCGCAGGCTCACGCGGCTGCTGGCGCCTGCGGTTCTCCTGATACCGCTGGTCGTGGTCGGGCTGGAGGGGGTCAACCGGACGCCGCACCCGGTGGTGCCGCGGCCACCCGCCGCGATGCGGGTGGCGCAGGAGCCCGTTCTGCTGCTGCCGATCGGCGGCACGAACGACCTGCACTACATGCTGTGGACGACCGACGGGTTCCCCCGGGTGGCGAACGGGCTGGCCGGCTTCGAGCCCGCCACCCTGGCGCAGACCCGGGCGGCGGCGGCCTCCTTCCCCGATCCCGGCAGCGTGGCCTACCTGCGGGGCATCGGGATCCGGTCGGTCGTGGTCATGCCCGACCGGGCCGTCTCGACGCCGTGGGAGGGCGTCGCGGCCCGGCCGGTCGACGGACTGGGCATCACGCGGGAGGAGCTCGATGGTGTGCTGGTCTACCACCTCGGGTGACGGCTCTGCGCGTACGGCCCGGGCGGGGTGACGACGTGCGGCTGTCGGTAGTGGTGCCCTGTTTCAACGAGGAAGCGTCGGTGGAAGGGCTGCACCGGGCGGTGACCGCCGCGCTGGCCGAGCTGTCCGACGTCGATGTCGAGGTGGTCTACGTCGACGACGGGAGCGCGGACGGCACCCTCGTGGCGCTGCGCCGGCTGGCCGCCGCCGACCCGTCGGTGCGGTACACGTCGCTGAGCCGGAACTTCGGCAAGGAGGCGGCGATGCTGGCCGGTCTGGAGCGCGCCACCGGGGACGCGGTGGTCATCATGGACGCCGACCTGCAGCACCCGCCGCGACTGCTGCCTGAGATGGTGGCGCTGTACCGCCAGGGGTTCGACCAGGTGATCGCCCGCCGGGACCGGCATGGTGACCGGTTCCTGCGGATGCTCGCCTCGCGGTCCTTCTACCGGGTGGTCAACTGGTGGATCGACGTGCGGCTGCTGGACGGCGCGGGCGACTTCCGGCTGCTGTCCCGGCTCGCGGTGGACGCCGTGCTGGCCATGCCCGAGTACAACCGGTTCTCCAAGGGACTGTTCTCCTGGATCGGGTTCCGGACGGTCGTGGTCGCGCACCGCAACGAGACGCGTCGGGCCGGTCGGAGCCGGTGGACGTTCGGCAAGCTCTTCAACTACGGGTTCGACGGTCTCCTGTCGTTCAACAACCGGCCGCTGCGACTGGCCATCTACGGCGGGCTGTTCCTCACCCTGATCGCGCTGGGATACATGATCTGGGTGGTCGCCGACGCCGTCGAGAAGGGCATCGACGTCCCCGGCTACACCACAATCATCGTCAGCGTGATCGGTCTCGGCGGGATCCAGATGATGATCCTCGGCGTCATCGGGGAGTACATCGGCCGGATCTACTACGAGACCAAACGCCGGCCGCACTACCTGGTCCAGGAGACGGAGGACCTGCTGACGGAGAACGGGCAGGCTCCGCGCGTGCCGGCCCGGCCGGTGGACCCCGTCCGGCAGCGGATGCCGGCCCGCGAGGATCCCACCCGGCACGAGGGCCTCCGTCGCGCCGCCGACCGGTCGGTGCGGGGCGACGCGCCGTAGCTGCCGGGCGGGGATCCGGCGGCCTTCGCGGTGCGCGGAGTCCGAGCCGATGCCGGGCTGGTGGGAATCCCCAGCTGCCGGCGGCGGCTGCCGAGAGCAGTGACGCCTCAGTGAAGACCCCCCTCGCCGGGCGCGGGGGCCAGTAGGGAGTCAGCCGGGCCGCGGCTACCGGCCGGGTACTCCTGTAACGGCACCGCCCCCGCCCGCCAGGCTTCGAGCACCGGCTCCACGATGCGCCAGCATTCCTCAGCGGTGTCGCCTCGCACCGACAGCATCGGGTCGCCGTCGAGGGCGCCACGAAGCACCTCCCCGTATGGCGGCAGGTCGCCGGGGCCAAAGTGCGTCACCAGCTGCACCTGATCAAGTTCCAAGGGTTCCCCCGGACCGTTGATGTTGATGTCGAGGCCCAGTTGGTCCGGGCCGAAGCCAATCCGCAGCCGGTCGGGTTGCTCGTGTCCGGAGAGGCCGGTGGGCACCCGCGGAGGTTGCCTGAAGGTGACGACGGCCTCCTTGCGCCGGCCGGCCAGCGCCTTGCCGGAGCGCAGTCGAAACGGCACACCCGCCCACCGCCAGGTGTCCACGGCCAGCACCACCTCCGCCAGGGTTTCGGTCCCCCGGGCCGG
Above is a window of Micromonospora coriariae DNA encoding:
- a CDS encoding glycosyltransferase family 2 protein, encoding MRLSVVVPCFNEEASVEGLHRAVTAALAELSDVDVEVVYVDDGSADGTLVALRRLAAADPSVRYTSLSRNFGKEAAMLAGLERATGDAVVIMDADLQHPPRLLPEMVALYRQGFDQVIARRDRHGDRFLRMLASRSFYRVVNWWIDVRLLDGAGDFRLLSRLAVDAVLAMPEYNRFSKGLFSWIGFRTVVVAHRNETRRAGRSRWTFGKLFNYGFDGLLSFNNRPLRLAIYGGLFLTLIALGYMIWVVADAVEKGIDVPGYTTIIVSVIGLGGIQMMILGVIGEYIGRIYYETKRRPHYLVQETEDLLTENGQAPRVPARPVDPVRQRMPAREDPTRHEGLRRAADRSVRGDAP